One stretch of Nomascus leucogenys isolate Asia chromosome 7b, Asia_NLE_v1, whole genome shotgun sequence DNA includes these proteins:
- the TTLL1 gene encoding probable tubulin polyglutamylase TTLL1 isoform X1: MAGKVKWVTDIEKSVLINNFEKRGWVQVTENEDWNFYWMSVQTIRNVFSVEAGYRLSDDQIVNHFPNHYELTRKDLMVKNIKRYRKELEKEGSPLAEKDENGKYLYLDFVPVTYMLPADYNLFVEEFRKSPSSTWIMKPCGKAQGKGIFLINKLSQIKKWSRDSKTSSFVSQSNKEAYVISLYINNPLLIGGRKFDLRLYVLVSTYRPLRCYMYKLGFCRFCTVKYTPSTSELDNMFVHLTNVAIQKHGEDYNHIHGGKWTVSNLRLYLESTRGKEVTSKLFDEIHWIIVQSLKAVAPVMNNDKHCFECYGYDIIIDDKLKPWLIEVNASPSLTSSTANDRILKYNLINDTLNIAVPNGEIPDCKWNKSPPKEVLGNYEILYDEELAQGDGADRELRSRQGQSLGPRAGRSRDSGRTVLTTWK, encoded by the exons GATGAGTGTGCAAACCATCCGAAATGTGTTCAGCGTCGAAGCTGGATATCGGCTCTCAGACGACCAAATAGTCAACCATTTTCCAAACCACTATGAACTGACCCGGAAGGACCTGATGGTGAAGAACATCAAAAGATACCGGAAGGAACTGGAGAAAGAAGGGAGTCCTCTggcagaaaaagatgaaaatggaaaataccTCTATCTGG ACTTTGTTCCGGTCACCTATATGCTGCCCGCTGACTACAACCTGTTTGTAGAGGAGTTCCGGAAGAGCCCGTCCAGCACGTGGATCATGAAGCCTTGTGGCAAGGCCCAGGGAAAGGGCATCTTCCTTATCAACAAGCTCTCACAGATCAAAAAGTGGTCCCGGGACAGCAAGACGTCTTC GTTTGTGTCTCAATCTAATAAAGAAGCCTACGTGATTTCTCTCTATATTAACAACCCGTTACTAATTGGCGGGAGGAAGTTCGACCTGCGCTTGTACGTTCTGGTGTCCACGTACCGTCCGCTGCGCTGTTACAT GTACAAGCTTGGGTTTTGCCGGTTCTGCACAGTGAAATACACCCCGAGTACCAGTGAGCTGGACAACATGTTCGTTCATCTCACCAATGTCGCCATCCAGAAACACGGG GAGGACTACAACCACATCCACGGGGGCAAGTGGACAGTGAGCAACCTGCGGCTGTACCTGGAGAGCACCCGCGGCAAGGAGGTGACCAGCAAGCTGTTCGACGAGATCCACTGGATCATCGTGCAGTCCCTGAAGGCCGTGGCG CCGGTGATGAACAATGACAAGCACTGCTTTGAATGCTATGGCTATGACATCATCATCGACGACAAGCTGAAGCCCTGGCTGATCGAG GTGAACGCGTCCCCGTCTCTCACATCCAGCACTGCCAACGACCGAATCCTCAAGTACAACCTGATTAACGACACCCTCAACATCGCCGTCCCGAATGGCGAAATCCCAGACTGCAAATGGAACAAGTCGCCCCCAAAGGAAGTCCTCGGCAATTACGAGATTCT GTACGATGAAGAACTGGCCCAGGGTGACGGGGCTGACCGGGAGCTGAGAAGCCGTCAGGGTCAGTCTCTGGGGCCCAGAGCAGGCCGATCGAGAGACTCGGGGAGAACCGTCCTCACCACCTGGAAGTGA
- the TTLL1 gene encoding probable tubulin polyglutamylase TTLL1 isoform X2 → MSVQTIRNVFSVEAGYRLSDDQIVNHFPNHYELTRKDLMVKNIKRYRKELEKEGSPLAEKDENGKYLYLDFVPVTYMLPADYNLFVEEFRKSPSSTWIMKPCGKAQGKGIFLINKLSQIKKWSRDSKTSSFVSQSNKEAYVISLYINNPLLIGGRKFDLRLYVLVSTYRPLRCYMYKLGFCRFCTVKYTPSTSELDNMFVHLTNVAIQKHGEDYNHIHGGKWTVSNLRLYLESTRGKEVTSKLFDEIHWIIVQSLKAVAPVMNNDKHCFECYGYDIIIDDKLKPWLIEVNASPSLTSSTANDRILKYNLINDTLNIAVPNGEIPDCKWNKSPPKEVLGNYEILYDEELAQGDGADRELRSRQGQSLGPRAGRSRDSGRTVLTTWK, encoded by the exons ATGAGTGTGCAAACCATCCGAAATGTGTTCAGCGTCGAAGCTGGATATCGGCTCTCAGACGACCAAATAGTCAACCATTTTCCAAACCACTATGAACTGACCCGGAAGGACCTGATGGTGAAGAACATCAAAAGATACCGGAAGGAACTGGAGAAAGAAGGGAGTCCTCTggcagaaaaagatgaaaatggaaaataccTCTATCTGG ACTTTGTTCCGGTCACCTATATGCTGCCCGCTGACTACAACCTGTTTGTAGAGGAGTTCCGGAAGAGCCCGTCCAGCACGTGGATCATGAAGCCTTGTGGCAAGGCCCAGGGAAAGGGCATCTTCCTTATCAACAAGCTCTCACAGATCAAAAAGTGGTCCCGGGACAGCAAGACGTCTTC GTTTGTGTCTCAATCTAATAAAGAAGCCTACGTGATTTCTCTCTATATTAACAACCCGTTACTAATTGGCGGGAGGAAGTTCGACCTGCGCTTGTACGTTCTGGTGTCCACGTACCGTCCGCTGCGCTGTTACAT GTACAAGCTTGGGTTTTGCCGGTTCTGCACAGTGAAATACACCCCGAGTACCAGTGAGCTGGACAACATGTTCGTTCATCTCACCAATGTCGCCATCCAGAAACACGGG GAGGACTACAACCACATCCACGGGGGCAAGTGGACAGTGAGCAACCTGCGGCTGTACCTGGAGAGCACCCGCGGCAAGGAGGTGACCAGCAAGCTGTTCGACGAGATCCACTGGATCATCGTGCAGTCCCTGAAGGCCGTGGCG CCGGTGATGAACAATGACAAGCACTGCTTTGAATGCTATGGCTATGACATCATCATCGACGACAAGCTGAAGCCCTGGCTGATCGAG GTGAACGCGTCCCCGTCTCTCACATCCAGCACTGCCAACGACCGAATCCTCAAGTACAACCTGATTAACGACACCCTCAACATCGCCGTCCCGAATGGCGAAATCCCAGACTGCAAATGGAACAAGTCGCCCCCAAAGGAAGTCCTCGGCAATTACGAGATTCT GTACGATGAAGAACTGGCCCAGGGTGACGGGGCTGACCGGGAGCTGAGAAGCCGTCAGGGTCAGTCTCTGGGGCCCAGAGCAGGCCGATCGAGAGACTCGGGGAGAACCGTCCTCACCACCTGGAAGTGA